aaatattgacaATGCTGATCGGCATTGGGTCACAAAAAGTTAAACATGAATACGAAGTAGTAATTTTTATGACCCCGATATTATTTcgattttcattataaagtttcattatgttaaaaattatttatcttATATAACATAGTTTCTGCCAATTTACATTAAACGAATTTTATAAATCGGTAACTAAAGGATTTAAACGTGTAATTAACTTAATTTTACGGTGCATTTTAAATAGCACTTAATATTCTAAGTGAGTATTTGTGTCGTTCAAACCCGTAACGAATATACTGTccacattgttttttttttcacatttttactAATTTTGACTAATTTTAGcgaaatattaaaaatgacaAATTAGAAATTAAGATATGAAAACGATTTATATCTATTTCTCAAAATGTCGTTTAGCTGTATGAATGCTGTCCATGCTTAACCTACTGTACTCTGGGGTTGTTTGGTATACATTTCTAATTTCTTTCTTTAACGATTACTTTCTTTATGTAGTTACAGGGTTTTCTATTCAACCAAAGGTTTCACAAGTTCGATAATTTATAGGACATCCTGCAAATCGTAACTGTCAAAAGAAAGCTAAGATGggtattaaaaaaacaagttaacaACCTTTAATGAacctatctatctatataaggatttttacagctttcgccgccttccttctttcagccaacgtctccaagTCCTTTCtcttctgccattctccatctctaaggtctcgtctttccatgacctcgtccacttcatccctccatgatcttcggggtctacctcttttcctccttcctattgggctccaatccgaaatctttgctatccaccttgtccataccaaattaaacgtttttcttctatgtagatgagtatgtcttgttctacagCCATTGTTCGTTTTGAAATGAACCATAAGTTTGAaactatttttcttctgaaccgttgatatatatatatatatatatatatatatatatatatatatatatatatatatatatatatatatatatattgtaaaacaTCTCAATAAAGATAAGAAATAACCATGATCAGAGTAAACACAGAAAGCTGCAAATCACAACTTACTAGCTAAAAGGGAggtatttttcaaatatttttacgGTTGCTACATACAGTAGTGTCTATTTAGTGTCACTCAAACTAGATATCGCTACACAGTTTTACTCTGTTGAGTAAGAAACTTAGCTAAGAATCCCGCTTTTTTCTGCAAATCTATATTGGGCTGTACCAGTGGCGACTGAGTTCCAACTAGACCGAAACATATCGTAATGGGAACGGAGGCAGATGTTTTACACAAGACAGGCATATATGACTTCTGGTACACAATTGATAGAGGATTACACAGAACAGCGTAAACACCATCCAAAAGGCATTTCACTGATATTTCTATGTAAAATATTGTACTCCTACTTTTTCGTTCTACTTGCAACACAACAGAAAGTGATAGGTTGAAGACAAACTCGAAGAGAGAAAAGCAGGCTACCGGTTTATCTTTAAAGTCTTGAGGACAGTAGTAAGATTTATTGATGAGCTGAGCTCTGTAAAAACAATGGAGGCAACGTATTCATTGGGgtttgaaaatgtttttaaaaacaaaatcgaCATATATACATGAATCAATTTTACTTATCAGTTGATAGTGAATTAGTTTGTTGGTTTGTACTGCGTACtagttttaaataatacatagGAAATTCTGACTCTGTATATAGAATACTgcataattaaaataagaactaCTAATATTATTGTTCCATTAATAAATAtggcaaatatttgacatttAGATGAACACAGTAAAAGAGTACAATATTCCTATCTGTTTAAATGACTCGTAATAATATCCAACATGCTGGATATAATATTCGACAAAATCAAGAGAAAAAACGAAAGAACTTACAAATTCGTTCGCTTTCGTTAATCTGctttaaaattcaaataaatttCCAAATTAGTAAACTCAAACTAAGTAATAGGAAATGCAAATATCATCCAGATTCTAATTTTGATAACTCTGGTGTTTCTAGAAAAAAAATTGCATTATTTTTATAAGTGAGGATTTTCAATTGGTACGTTATAGGTAGGTCCTGCTACCTTTAAATACAACAAAGTACAATATTGTGGTAGTGAGATATTAGTCTTCTTATGAGACAGTCAAATATATTGTATATTCTTCAAAATACTTTGGCAAATCTTGAATTAAATCATAAATACATTGTTCGAAACGTCCGCGAATCATTCCAATGCATCATCCAACCGTATTTAGCATATTTATCCAAACAATTAATGATGTTAAAAAAGATTTGAAATTTTCCACAATGTCCACAAACCTATGAGCTATAATTTTGATGTCTCCTCCTCTTGAAGACTAACGCGAATATACTCCTAAGCCTCCACCATTTGCTATGCCTATGAGGCTTGTGTTCATTGCTGGGCAATCCTAGCTTTTCTCTTTCCTTTTTCCGTATCTCCCTAACTAAGGTATGAAAAGCATCATCTACATAGGTTCTTAAACAAGCTGATGTTTCGTAAAAGGGACATCCAAACTGTCTCGCCAAAGATTTACCTTCTTCTGTACTGACTTTACGTTGCATATGAAGGTCAAATTTGTTACCTACCAATACCAACGGTGTGTCTTCGGAAGCTCTCACTTTTTGGATTAATTTCTTATATTCGAGAGCTTCCTGAAAGCTGTGTCGATCAGTAACACTGTAGCAGATTAAAAAACCCTCTCCACATCGCATGTATTGGTCCCTCATGGCAGTGAACTCCACCTAAAAGGATTTGTTTCTCTTAAAATATGTAACTAAGATGTATACAAGCAACAACTAGCAAAGCAATATATAGTATgtattgtatgatttttagaaaaacATGTTCGCAGATTTAATAAAACCAATAACCAAACCTCTATTGAATTGCATTACCTGTCCTGCTGTATCCAAAATATCCAATAATGCAGGTTCTCCATCAATAACAGCTTGTTGTTGATAAGAGTCCTctgcaaaattaaaattataactgtattgaaaataatattaaaaaatttttcaaatatccCTATAACGTTTATAAAATGTtactaaatttatttaatttaaaactacagactagtttttgtttaaatataactcctttaattatttttttatagtaaatCATTTAGAAATTTCTCCATCATCTGTTTCtagtttgtcaatatttttattgtatcattatttattttcttgtctTAGGCTACTCTGATAACTAGGGGAGCGACGAACGCCCTAATAGTATTCGATAAACCCATAACTCTCTGGCTACCGGACAAATTTGATAGAGGCAATGGATTTTCTAAAGAGCTATGAGTCATATCGACGCAGAaccataaaaataataatagactAGGTAAGGTATGCGCCGCTCTGTGGAAAGAGGTGAAACGACTATTATTTACTTTGAGTGGTCTAGCTATCTTTGTCTGTCATACGCGTGTGATCTACCAAACTAATATATATTATGTGGGAGTAATGGAACGTTGGAGGTGGAAGGTGCATTTATTATGCTAGGTGCTAAAGAGAGATAGACAGACCACCGATCGACTGATCCGCGTTTCACTATTTTGCTTACGCTGACAATAggttgtctcaaagtgactagtctgtacatgGTAAATGTAAaacatcgatgccatacttctttgtaaacttgtattaaaataaacgtcacttcttactacttagcctaatcgatcttttgtgttgagggtagcttaagtactaatgcccactaacgaccctgtctggcttccttctgtcagtggttgtcaaacataaataatatttgctacaacatacttgggttaaattaaaataaaatagaaattaagaaatgccttttgtttatgtcacacaagcagtttgtttttaattctaaagtatgtgctagcgatacaaaccatttgtttatagatttaaataaaatcgaataaaataaaactaaaatataaagaaacttatgtatttatgtattgttccgttcaaaagttaaggggggaaggacttttaaaaaccgcactgtatattttggcagtaacaaaacgtagaaatatccaaaaataaaactaataaataagttgaaaataaacgaagtcattgtatttaatttcgaGTGTAAGTAATCataattgtacaccattatatttagtcccttttctgtcaatcgctgtcacatttagtttctgcttcactatcatcatcatcattattatcgtcactgtcatcactatctccgttatttatatttataataattggttcgatatcatccaacaaattgtcaatttcccacatttttttttctgttgctattacgtggtttacgtagtttttccatttctctggcgtaatgacctggtacgctgctgtaattaaatttcgcatttcagcttctttaaaattcgcgttgcgtccagctatataccgtttcacttcactccaaaccatttcgatgggattgagttcacagtgatagggtgggagcctcagaatcttcacattgtgctttttggcaatatcttctattatgtgcctgtcatattttgctttgaaggccttgactacatcaagtaactcgcattttaggtagtcttgttcaaaaaataggtcctttgacagaagccattcttgaatatatttttttagtgttgaactgttgggaatttgttctgactttctcctgtgataggaggcattgtccattaccacacaaatttttttctggcaaatttagcgttaagttattttcgaaccaatcttcgaaggtcggtccatccatttcgtcatggtagtcctgagtattttCTTTGAcaaaaacgtgagctctgctccatcaacaaatccactggtagatcctgcgtgcaataaaacgaaccgtgcaccacgagctgttggagcttttaatcctattgtcagaccacgaacaaaagcatcgcgatgagatataattattttatcaacctattcttttttcacactgtgcACGATATTTACCCATGGTTCATCAaaatacactatgttgtatccttctgcacggtatttacgaattgcgcgtaaataacaatgacgccacgagatgatttctggtttttcaatcaaaattgaatttctgccacgttttataaacacaaaatccatatcactcagcaagcgatgtGGCGTGGCCCGTGAAAATTTTGGTaaagtttcttcgacatttacaacagGTAATATGGTGTTTATTTTTGGTGGTATAttgtcacgaaaaaattgatgaactattctacgaatttggtCCTTGACAGcttcatcgtacttgttgtcacgagaattaccaacctttcgcttcttgggcctgctctttggagattataatccagcaggtgatgaatattcctgtcgtatgcgaaacagagtcttttcgcaaacaccactcatttctgacactttcctaattacacttgatacagaatcgttgttatcctgattaagatgataattaataatattcattagtatctgcttctttgaaagtttcagagcttttccacgtttccattgaacaatttcctccattttgcggtaaaaattcggcgtcaaatataacaatagccaacaacagaaaataacaataattgccaacaagaaatcacaacaacagccaccaacaaataataacaataacaaaacattaacagtacatccaagatggtacaaataatcgtaactcgaatatgtttacgcgctccgaagaacaaataaagactaattaaggccctggatgtatcaagcttttaaacatattctgtacaagaattactctaattgcttcttaattactgaataacttagaagaaagtatttgcagttgatatcaaccaaaattacaaattccttacacagTATGGTAGTAATTAGcaccgcagggacataaataacattttaaatttggcagttagtagaaattaccggaattattttaaactttgaaacaaatgtttatttaatgcacattttattatactactgctactaataaaagataaaagttgataagttactattagaaacaaataatgtatagtattacttatgtaaaattattagcaaaagatatttgtaaattacataaaattgtacgtgaggatttgttgagaactcctggtttattccgtttattttgaaagatagacaatagagaacgccatcgctcactgcataaaactggcaacgtcttggcgaaattcccataaggttagcattgcatatcttaccctgtagagactagtcactttgagacaaagtataTAGTCTATTCTTATTATGTCTAGGCGCAGAACACAAGTTTACGTCTGAAATAAGTTGTACTAATCATCCTAAAAGTTTCACCGATAAATGTCATTCTTTAGCAGTTCTAAGTTCAGGTTGTATCgactcaaaatattttaaaagtgcagtacaatatatttcttttttaaatttatagtttttagttttaattgttaGCTTAGTGACATTTATAGAGTGAAATAATTTATTGGAAAGTAAAGTAcctatgtatttattttattatatgtttaataaattagaatTTGTTTTATGGTATTTTGTTcactttaataataaaaatgttgtttttaaatatGGTATAGATCTGATCGAAAAATTGTGGCTTTACTGAATAAGTCTTTttgttaactaattttttatttctattgttaTATATAGCAAAGACGTAGAAATATGAGTAGTTCCAGAAAATTTATTCATAGCCAAGGTCGACAAATTATATATGGTGTATATCAGTTTCTGAAAAAAAAGCTTGTGATGTTTTTGTCAACacagtgaatatatatatatatatatatatatatatatatatatatatatatatatatatatatatatatatataatatatatatatatatatataatatatatatacattgtccAACAATCAAACAATCATATAATAAATCTCCTGCTGAACGCTTTAAATCACCTCGAAAAACTATTAACAAAACTTCAACTTCCAAAGGGTCCGTTAACGAGTTTGAAGAGGAACCAATTCAAAACCGAATTTTCGAATGAAAAAAATTGTTGTAAGTTGTTGTAAATTGTTGTTGTGTAAGCAGTAAAGAATGAAGAAGGGTAAAATAGACTAGTTTCGCTTTAACCTTCCAGTGCATCATTGCCAGTTAGATCTACGCAACTAATTACAACGTTATAGCTCTTTAGAAAACCCATTACCTCTACCAAAATGTTGGTAATGAAAATCTGCACAGTTTTTCtaagtaacatttttttattagagTGGGGGAACATGagtaaataaataagaaaaaagcaaaaattttgattttataaatttttaaaattccatATTTAACTCGCGATACCTCGACTCATAAACATTATGATTTCTAATTTTGACACAATATATTATGGacattttcacaaaaaaaatgaGTATGTAAATATGAGTATGAGAATGTAACCGCACTCTTAATTTTGACCataaatatacaaaatagtgATTTTTTTGGAAAAAGTCTTGAGCTATTCGTCAGAtaattttttctaattaaaaagtggtattaaaaattatatatacttatacattataaattatatatatatatatatatatatatatatatatatcatatactTATATAAAACAAAGTCCTAAATCGTGTTAATTACACCATTTATAACTTAAAAACTGCTGGTAccgattttattgatattttggtAGAATCAccaataaaatgtaaaatttcacagcaaaaaaaaattttgatcttaggagtatttttatttggtaatatTGCAATAACTGTAGGCCCAAACTACTAACTAAATGATTTGTTTTgacgtaaaaataaaaacattttattaaattaagaattcaACTTGAGTAGACACGTCACTACAATGTCTTTTTTTCATGTTGTTTGTGATTTGTTGAGAAAAAACATTTAGGTAGCCcatcattttttttgttttacattattaCAAGGTCCTTGAATGACTCCATCCCATTCAGCATAAATGATGATTTTGTTGCCACATGAATTAGCGCCTTTTGAAACGTTgagtttaattaaatttttctgTATGAAGTTCACCAGGTAAGCTAGTCTAtcataaatttctatttttaaaatattcaaaagcAAAATCTTTTGTGCTTAACTCTTTGGAGTTATCAAAAATTTGTTGTAGATATAGATTTTataatatatgtaaataaatCAGAAATATCTTACCGATTGTTGGATCATGATAGTCCAAAAAACTGTGGCTAACAAATTGCAAGGTTACagctaaaacaaataaatattatcttaacttgatattaaattttataagtaATAATAACGTAAACTGATATGATAACTAAAACTAAtcataatacaatattcacaaaaaaaagatcagtaaatatatatatatatatatatatatatatatatatatatatatatatatatatatatatataatcattgCTGACACGATGGCTGGATATTAAAGTTGTTGTCCATAGAAACTGGACATTTATGATAATTTTAAATTCTTGATAACATTTCTATCATTGTCCGGCCAATGTCGACATTGCCCGT
The genomic region above belongs to Diabrotica undecimpunctata isolate CICGRU chromosome 8, icDiaUnde3, whole genome shotgun sequence and contains:
- the Ric gene encoding GTP-binding protein Rit1, with product MAGEASHKKKGKISRQESNRSGKDSEIDVDRPIAGASTQDKTRSGIRVYKIVVLGDGGVGKSAVTLQFVSHSFLDYHDPTIEDSYQQQAVIDGEPALLDILDTAGQVEFTAMRDQYMRCGEGFLICYSVTDRHSFQEALEYKKLIQKVRASEDTPLVLVGNKFDLHMQRKVSTEEGKSLARQFGCPFYETSACLRTYVDDAFHTLVREIRKKEREKLGLPSNEHKPHRHSKWWRLRSIFALVFKRRRHQNYSS